A genomic segment from Microbulbifer elongatus encodes:
- the mgtE gene encoding magnesium transporter, whose amino-acid sequence MNFRAQNQLGELYAALDSGTGREVQRMLASLSPPSIAQLLESSPPRIRQVLWKLIDREVEGEVLQELPDEVQSQILSTMDTEEMVAVMEGLDADDVADILQQLPDRVMAEVLSAMSERDRQRVESVLSYDEETAGGLMDTEIVSVRPNLHLDVVLRYLRRHEQLPESTDNIFVVNRKDRFIGLLPLTKLLTTDPSVTVREIMVTDIEPIPADMPDDEVARLFAKYDWITAPVVDDKRHLLGRITIDDVVDVIREDADHSLMSLAGLDEEEDTFATVRRTAPRRAIWLGINLLTALLASWVINLFQGTIDKVVALAVLMPIVASMGGVAGSQTLTVVIRGMALGQVGRSNLRWLLSRELGSGALNAMLWSAVMGAIAALWFGDPRIAWIIIAAMVINLITAALAGAILPVALRAMRIDPALAGGVALTTVTDVVGFMSFLGLATIFFA is encoded by the coding sequence ATCAATTTCCGCGCCCAGAACCAGCTCGGTGAGCTGTACGCCGCGCTGGATAGCGGCACCGGGCGTGAAGTCCAGCGCATGCTGGCCTCCCTCTCTCCGCCGAGTATCGCGCAGTTACTGGAGAGCTCACCACCGCGAATTCGCCAGGTACTGTGGAAGCTGATCGACCGCGAGGTTGAAGGCGAAGTACTGCAGGAGCTGCCCGACGAGGTTCAGAGCCAGATTCTCTCCACCATGGACACCGAGGAAATGGTGGCGGTGATGGAGGGGCTGGACGCGGACGATGTGGCCGACATTCTGCAGCAGTTACCAGACCGGGTAATGGCAGAAGTGCTCTCGGCAATGAGCGAGCGCGATCGCCAGCGGGTGGAGAGCGTCCTCTCTTACGATGAGGAGACTGCCGGTGGCCTGATGGACACGGAGATCGTGTCGGTGCGGCCGAATCTGCACCTGGATGTGGTGCTGCGCTACCTGCGCCGCCACGAGCAGCTGCCGGAATCCACCGATAACATTTTTGTAGTCAACCGTAAGGACCGCTTTATCGGCCTGCTGCCGCTGACCAAGCTGCTGACGACAGATCCCTCGGTGACGGTACGGGAGATTATGGTGACCGACATCGAACCCATTCCCGCGGATATGCCGGACGATGAAGTAGCGCGCCTTTTTGCCAAGTATGACTGGATTACCGCCCCGGTGGTCGATGACAAACGCCATCTGCTGGGGCGCATTACCATTGATGATGTGGTGGATGTGATTCGCGAGGACGCGGACCACTCGCTGATGAGTCTGGCGGGGCTCGATGAGGAAGAGGACACTTTTGCCACGGTCCGGCGAACCGCACCGCGCCGGGCTATCTGGCTGGGCATCAATCTGCTTACGGCACTGCTCGCTTCCTGGGTCATCAATCTGTTTCAGGGGACCATTGATAAGGTGGTGGCATTGGCGGTCCTGATGCCGATCGTGGCCAGTATGGGCGGTGTTGCCGGCAGCCAGACGCTTACGGTGGTGATTCGCGGTATGGCGTTGGGCCAGGTGGGCCGCAGTAATCTGCGCTGGCTGTTGTCGCGGGAGCTGGGCAGCGGCGCTCTGAATGCGATGCTGTGGTCGGCGGTGATGGGAGCCATTGCGGCGCTCTGGTTCGGGGATCCGCGGATTGCCTGGATTATCATTGCGGCGATGGTGATTAACCTGATTACCGCGGCGCTGGCGGGGGCGATTCTGCCGGTGGCGTTGCGGGCCATGCGTATCGATCCGGCACTGGCTGGCGGTGTGGCGCTGACGACAGTGACGGACGTGGTGGGTTTTATGTCATTCCTTGGACTGGCGACCATATTTTTTGCCTGA
- a CDS encoding HPr family phosphocarrier protein, with protein sequence MPKTRITIINKLGLHARAASKLAQTCARYSSDVKVHCQGKAVDGKSVMALMLLAAGKGVELELEVTGRDEEAAHEAICALINDRFGEGE encoded by the coding sequence ATGCCGAAAACCCGCATTACCATCATCAACAAACTCGGACTGCACGCCCGTGCCGCGAGCAAACTCGCTCAGACCTGCGCCCGCTATTCGTCCGATGTAAAAGTCCACTGCCAGGGTAAGGCGGTAGACGGCAAGAGTGTCATGGCGCTGATGCTACTCGCCGCCGGTAAAGGCGTGGAGCTGGAGCTGGAAGTAACAGGGCGCGATGAAGAGGCCGCGCACGAGGCCATTTGCGCGCTGATCAACGACCGCTTCGGCGAGGGTGAGTAA
- the rapZ gene encoding RNase adapter RapZ, with amino-acid sequence MRLVIISGRSGSGKSSALQLLEDVGFNCIDNLPASLLPELVRRVREQTPPEPGEDTQLALGIDARNLWQDVRQAPQVINDLRESGIECDVVYLDARSPVLVQRFSETRRKHPLSDSRTHLLEALNREKEVLAPLAAMADLVIDTSSLSLHQLRDQIKTRVVGKDSPGMAVLFQSFGFKHGVPVDADLVFDLRCLPSPYWVAELREKTGKDPEVADFLRSHQQTEDMQRDITAFLERWLPSYQQSNRSYTSVSIGCTGGRHRSVYMVEQLAKHFANTFENIQVRHREQEKSRP; translated from the coding sequence ATGCGATTGGTCATCATCAGCGGCCGTTCCGGCTCGGGCAAGAGTTCTGCCCTGCAGTTGCTGGAAGACGTCGGATTCAACTGTATCGACAACCTGCCCGCCAGCCTGCTACCGGAGCTGGTTCGCCGGGTCAGAGAGCAGACACCCCCGGAACCCGGTGAAGATACCCAGCTGGCCCTCGGCATTGATGCCCGCAACCTCTGGCAGGATGTGCGCCAGGCTCCCCAGGTCATCAATGACCTGCGCGAAAGCGGGATCGAGTGCGACGTGGTGTATCTCGACGCACGCTCGCCGGTACTGGTTCAGCGCTTCAGTGAGACCCGCCGCAAGCATCCCCTGAGCGACAGCCGCACTCACCTGCTGGAAGCCCTCAACCGGGAGAAGGAGGTCCTCGCCCCCCTTGCGGCCATGGCCGACCTGGTGATCGATACCAGCAGTCTGAGCCTGCACCAGTTGCGCGATCAGATTAAAACCCGGGTGGTCGGCAAGGACTCCCCGGGTATGGCGGTGCTGTTCCAGTCTTTCGGTTTCAAGCACGGAGTGCCCGTTGACGCCGACCTGGTATTTGACCTGCGCTGCCTGCCCAGTCCTTACTGGGTGGCGGAACTGCGGGAGAAAACCGGAAAGGACCCCGAGGTAGCGGATTTCCTGCGCTCCCACCAGCAAACGGAAGATATGCAGCGGGACATCACCGCGTTCCTGGAGCGCTGGCTGCCCAGCTACCAGCAGAGCAATCGCAGTTACACCTCGGTGTCCATCGGTTGCACCGGTGGCCGGCATCGCTCGGTGTATATGGTGGAACAACTGGCCAAACACTTCGCCAACACCTTTGAAAACATTCAGGTTCGCCACCGGGAACAGGAAAAGAGCCGCCCCTGA
- the ptsN gene encoding PTS IIA-like nitrogen regulatory protein PtsN has protein sequence MTLEALLSPRLSLCHLAGSSKKKLLLNIAQAISEQYPDLDTDTVFNQLVARERLGSTGIGEGVAIPHCRLPGCEKPIGVLCTTSPAVDFDAIDRQPVDLLFALLVPEDSEQEHLDTLAEIAALFSDSRVREKLRDATSSDELYALAINSAAAA, from the coding sequence ATGACATTGGAAGCATTACTCTCTCCCCGCCTGAGCCTTTGCCATCTGGCGGGGAGTAGCAAGAAGAAGCTGTTGCTCAATATCGCCCAGGCGATCTCGGAACAATACCCCGACCTGGATACGGACACGGTATTCAACCAGCTGGTAGCCCGGGAGCGCCTGGGATCGACGGGGATCGGTGAAGGTGTCGCCATTCCCCACTGCCGGCTACCTGGCTGTGAAAAACCCATCGGTGTTCTCTGCACCACCTCCCCTGCCGTGGATTTCGACGCAATCGACCGCCAGCCGGTGGATCTGCTGTTTGCCCTGCTGGTACCCGAGGACTCCGAACAGGAGCACCTGGATACTCTGGCGGAGATTGCCGCCCTGTTCAGCGACAGCCGCGTGCGCGAAAAACTGCGCGACGCAACCAGCAGCGATGAACTCTACGCGCTGGCCATAAACAGCGCCGCCGCGGCCTGA
- the hpf gene encoding ribosome hibernation-promoting factor, HPF/YfiA family — MQINISGHHVDVTPAIRDYCLTKLDKLSRHNDLITTTQVILSVDNLMRKAEARVHVNGNKDIFADSESEDMYAAIDSLTDKLDRQLLKHKEKLRGHR; from the coding sequence ATGCAGATCAATATCAGTGGCCACCATGTAGACGTTACCCCGGCCATTCGCGATTACTGCCTGACCAAACTGGACAAGCTCTCCCGCCACAATGACCTGATCACCACAACGCAGGTTATCCTGTCCGTCGACAACCTGATGCGAAAAGCCGAAGCCCGTGTGCACGTAAACGGCAACAAGGATATTTTTGCCGATTCAGAGTCTGAAGATATGTACGCGGCGATCGATTCGCTCACGGACAAGCTCGACCGGCAGCTGCTGAAACACAAAGAGAAGTTACGCGGTCACCGCTAG
- a CDS encoding RNA polymerase factor sigma-54, with protein MKQSLQLKLGTQLTMTPQLQQAIRLLQLSTLDLQQEIQSALDSNPLLESDFDEHAGESHQDQNTPAERKEETPERSTEAQSESAAEGDWNSDIPDDLPVDTRWDDIYSSGGSHSGSEGDEYALEQRNAVSESLQDHLMWQLNLTPLTIEDKLIGEALIDAIAPNGSLDTPIEELAESMELEIDEVMAVLKTIQQLEPVGCGARDLRESLLLQLQQLPEDTPWLVQAVTVVGQHLDLLGKRDFRQLSRRTRLSEAQLGEVMRLIQTLTPYPGEAFGGEEPQYVVPDVIVSRKQDRWVVELNPETTPKLRINDAYAAMIKRADNSSENNYLRDNLQEARWFLKSLQSRHETLLKVASSIVEKQQGFFEQGPEAMKPMVLANIAETIGMHESTISRVTTQKYMLTPRGVFELKYFFSSHVSTDSGEDASSTAIRALIRKLIDGEQPRKPLSDNKITQELDAQGIKVARRTVAKYRESMGIPSSSERKRLV; from the coding sequence ATGAAGCAGTCACTCCAGTTAAAACTCGGCACCCAGCTGACGATGACGCCGCAGCTGCAGCAGGCCATCCGCCTTCTGCAGCTGTCGACGCTGGATTTACAGCAGGAAATCCAGTCTGCGCTCGACAGCAACCCCCTGCTGGAGTCCGATTTCGACGAGCACGCCGGTGAATCGCACCAGGATCAAAACACCCCCGCCGAGCGCAAGGAAGAAACGCCAGAACGCTCCACAGAGGCCCAGAGCGAATCCGCCGCCGAGGGTGACTGGAACAGTGATATCCCCGACGACCTGCCGGTAGACACCCGCTGGGATGACATATATTCCTCCGGTGGCAGCCACAGCGGCAGCGAAGGGGACGAGTATGCGCTGGAGCAGCGCAACGCGGTATCCGAGAGCCTCCAGGACCACCTGATGTGGCAGCTCAACCTCACCCCACTGACCATCGAAGACAAGTTGATCGGGGAAGCGCTGATCGACGCCATCGCCCCCAACGGCTCCCTGGATACCCCCATCGAAGAGCTGGCGGAATCCATGGAGCTCGAGATTGATGAAGTGATGGCGGTTCTCAAAACCATCCAGCAACTCGAGCCCGTAGGCTGTGGCGCGCGGGACCTGCGTGAAAGCCTGCTGCTGCAACTCCAGCAACTGCCGGAAGACACCCCCTGGCTGGTCCAGGCTGTCACCGTCGTGGGCCAGCATCTGGACCTGCTGGGCAAACGGGACTTCCGCCAGCTCAGCCGCCGCACACGCCTCAGCGAAGCCCAACTGGGTGAGGTCATGCGTCTCATCCAGACGCTTACCCCCTATCCCGGCGAGGCTTTCGGGGGCGAGGAGCCCCAGTACGTGGTGCCCGACGTGATCGTCAGCCGCAAGCAGGACCGCTGGGTAGTGGAACTCAACCCGGAGACCACCCCCAAGCTGCGCATCAACGACGCCTATGCGGCCATGATCAAGCGGGCGGACAACTCCAGTGAAAACAATTACCTGCGCGACAATCTGCAGGAAGCGCGCTGGTTTCTGAAGAGCCTGCAGAGCCGCCATGAAACGCTTCTGAAAGTGGCCAGCAGCATTGTGGAAAAACAGCAGGGCTTCTTCGAGCAGGGCCCCGAGGCCATGAAACCCATGGTACTGGCAAACATCGCCGAGACCATCGGTATGCACGAGTCCACCATTTCCCGGGTTACGACGCAGAAGTACATGCTCACTCCACGGGGCGTGTTCGAACTCAAATACTTTTTCTCCAGCCACGTCAGCACCGATTCCGGCGAAGATGCCTCGTCTACAGCCATCCGCGCCCTGATCCGCAAACTGATCGACGGCGAGCAGCCGCGCAAGCCGCTGTCTGACAACAAGATCACACAGGAGCTGGATGCCCAGGGTATCAAGGTCGCTCGTCGTACCGTCGCCAAATACCGTGAGTCCATGGGCATCCCCTCTTCCAGTGAGCGCAAGCGACTGGTTTAG
- the lptB gene encoding LPS export ABC transporter ATP-binding protein: protein MPTLRALHLAKQYKKRKVVQDVSVSVSSGQVVGLLGPNGAGKTTCFYMIAGLVQADAGQVMIDNEDITGLSMHGRARKGIGYLPQEASVFRRLSVQDNILAILQTRKDLSGSQRKAQLEALLEEFHITHIRASLGMALSGGERRRVEIARALATNPAFVLLDEPFAGVDPISVNDIKQIIRHLKDRGIGVLITDHNVRETLDICETAFIVSEGHIIASGAPRDVAENQQVKDVYLGHEFTI from the coding sequence ATGCCAACGCTCAGGGCCCTGCACCTCGCCAAGCAGTACAAAAAGCGCAAAGTCGTACAGGATGTTTCTGTCAGCGTGTCCAGCGGACAGGTCGTCGGCCTGCTCGGCCCCAATGGCGCCGGTAAAACCACCTGCTTCTACATGATTGCAGGACTGGTGCAGGCAGATGCCGGCCAGGTCATGATCGACAATGAAGATATTACCGGGCTGTCGATGCATGGCCGCGCGCGCAAGGGTATCGGCTACCTGCCCCAGGAAGCCTCCGTATTCCGCCGCCTGTCCGTACAGGACAACATTCTCGCCATCCTGCAGACCCGCAAGGATCTGAGTGGCAGCCAGCGCAAAGCGCAACTGGAGGCTCTGCTGGAAGAGTTCCACATCACCCACATCCGCGCGAGCCTTGGCATGGCCCTGTCGGGCGGCGAGCGCCGCCGCGTGGAAATTGCCCGCGCCCTGGCCACCAACCCGGCGTTCGTGCTTCTCGATGAACCCTTCGCGGGGGTGGACCCCATCTCCGTCAATGACATCAAACAGATCATCCGCCACCTGAAGGACCGCGGTATCGGCGTGCTGATCACCGACCACAACGTGCGGGAAACCCTGGATATCTGCGAGACCGCATTTATCGTCAGCGAAGGCCATATTATCGCCTCCGGCGCCCCCCGTGACGTTGCCGAGAACCAACAGGTGAAAGACGTCTACCTGGGACACGAGTTCACCATTTAA
- the lptA gene encoding lipopolysaccharide transport periplasmic protein LptA has product MKSVNSRRRLPALALALACALPGLSAQALPDDRQQPVKVSADNLEANRSKNLSVYSGNVVISQGSLQIRADRVEVHGNTKGEINKVIATGKPAHFQQQVEESTTPVKARAARIEFLVASDALQLTGEAFVDRDGNTLSAERIDYDLNSEQMKARGQSEKKRVEMIWKPEGQSESNEE; this is encoded by the coding sequence ATGAAATCCGTTAATTCCCGCCGCCGACTGCCCGCACTGGCGCTCGCCCTGGCCTGCGCACTGCCGGGCCTTTCGGCCCAGGCACTGCCGGACGATCGCCAGCAGCCGGTGAAAGTTTCCGCCGACAACCTCGAAGCCAACCGCAGCAAGAACCTTTCGGTCTACAGCGGCAATGTGGTGATCAGTCAGGGCTCCCTGCAGATTCGCGCGGACCGCGTTGAAGTGCACGGCAACACCAAAGGCGAGATCAACAAAGTGATCGCCACCGGCAAGCCTGCCCACTTTCAGCAGCAGGTGGAAGAGAGCACCACCCCCGTCAAGGCGCGGGCAGCGCGTATCGAGTTCCTGGTGGCCAGTGACGCACTGCAGCTGACCGGCGAAGCGTTTGTCGACCGCGACGGCAATACCCTCTCCGCAGAACGCATCGACTACGACCTCAACAGCGAACAGATGAAGGCCCGCGGCCAGTCCGAGAAAAAACGCGTGGAAATGATCTGGAAGCCCGAGGGGCAATCAGAAAGCAACGAAGAGTAA
- the lptC gene encoding LPS export ABC transporter periplasmic protein LptC gives MRTWFPLVIVVALVSLGLWFTESPPEQLLGKRPTQQQHNRAADLIIRDARTRHYSIDGDLAYEVDAKRITFFQFARRDRADLTEPRMMFYQGDDTKWRTESRSGVAYDNGQKVVLEGDVSIMELPQPGTTLRTPKIEIRPREEFAETDKVVTIADGPNLTTGKGLRADLKKDKVEILSDVESRYEIR, from the coding sequence ATGCGCACCTGGTTTCCCCTGGTGATTGTGGTGGCCCTTGTCTCGCTCGGACTCTGGTTTACCGAGAGCCCGCCGGAGCAGTTACTGGGCAAGCGCCCCACCCAGCAACAGCACAATCGCGCAGCGGATTTGATCATCCGGGATGCGCGCACGCGCCACTACAGCATCGATGGCGACCTGGCGTACGAAGTCGATGCCAAGCGCATTACCTTCTTCCAGTTTGCCCGCCGCGACCGTGCAGACCTGACCGAGCCCCGCATGATGTTTTACCAGGGGGACGACACCAAGTGGCGCACCGAGTCCCGCTCTGGCGTCGCCTACGACAACGGCCAGAAAGTGGTGCTCGAAGGCGACGTCTCGATTATGGAGCTGCCGCAGCCTGGCACTACCCTGCGCACCCCCAAAATAGAGATCCGGCCGCGAGAAGAATTCGCCGAGACCGACAAAGTTGTTACCATTGCCGATGGTCCCAACCTGACCACCGGCAAAGGTCTGCGCGCCGATCTGAAAAAAGACAAGGTAGAAATACTGTCCGATGTGGAAAGCCGCTATGAAATCCGTTAA
- a CDS encoding KdsC family phosphatase, translating to MSHPPENDQQIQEKLSKVRHLILDVDGVLTDGRLYFDNQGNEQKTFHTLDGHGIKMLQQSGVAVAIITGRRSALVEKRAHDLGITRLIQGREDKYTAFLELFAREAYDLEHIAYVGDDYPDLQLMTRVGCPIAVPNAAQPVLERALFVTKREGGLGAVREVCDRIMQAQGTFGAALAPYIAR from the coding sequence TTGAGCCACCCCCCCGAAAACGATCAGCAGATTCAGGAAAAACTGAGTAAGGTACGCCACCTGATCCTCGATGTGGACGGCGTACTGACCGACGGCCGCCTGTATTTCGACAACCAGGGCAATGAACAGAAGACGTTTCACACCCTGGACGGCCACGGTATAAAAATGCTGCAACAGTCCGGTGTCGCGGTTGCTATCATCACCGGCCGCCGCAGTGCACTGGTTGAAAAGCGCGCACATGACCTGGGAATCACCCGCCTGATTCAGGGGCGCGAAGACAAATACACGGCGTTCCTGGAGCTGTTCGCCCGGGAAGCCTACGACCTGGAACACATCGCCTACGTCGGGGACGACTATCCTGACCTGCAGCTGATGACCCGCGTGGGCTGCCCCATAGCGGTCCCCAACGCCGCCCAACCAGTGCTGGAGCGCGCCCTGTTTGTCACCAAACGCGAAGGCGGGCTGGGCGCGGTGCGGGAAGTCTGCGACCGCATCATGCAGGCACAGGGAACCTTTGGAGCCGCTCTGGCTCCCTATATAGCCCGGTAA
- a CDS encoding KpsF/GutQ family sugar-phosphate isomerase, with amino-acid sequence MGKDLIIQAGRRTIAMEAAAVAALEPRIGEDFHRACKLILNCPGRVIVSGMGKSGHVGRKIAATLASTGTPSFFVHPGEASHGDLGMITRQDLVIAISNSGTSAEVLTLLPLLKRLGIPLISMTGKPDSPLAQSADVNLDIAVETEACPLNLAPTSSTTVTLVMGDALAVALLEARGFTAEDFAFSHPGGALGRQLLLKVEDVMHAGDELPQVTPQTPLSKALLEMTSKGFGMTTVVDDRGHLLGVFTDGDLRRVIDQKLEMDTATMEQVMSRRPKTVSAHTLAAEALRIMEDNKITALVVEDPEHHPIGLLHMHDILRAGVI; translated from the coding sequence ATGGGTAAAGATCTGATTATCCAGGCCGGACGCCGAACCATCGCCATGGAAGCCGCCGCCGTGGCGGCGCTGGAGCCGCGCATCGGGGAAGACTTTCACCGTGCCTGCAAACTGATCCTCAACTGCCCGGGGCGCGTCATCGTCTCCGGCATGGGTAAGTCGGGCCATGTCGGGCGTAAAATTGCCGCCACCCTCGCCAGCACGGGCACCCCGAGTTTCTTCGTGCACCCCGGTGAGGCCAGCCACGGCGATCTGGGCATGATCACGCGCCAGGACCTGGTGATCGCCATCTCAAACTCAGGCACATCCGCCGAGGTGCTGACACTACTGCCGCTACTCAAACGCCTCGGTATTCCGCTGATCAGCATGACCGGAAAACCGGACTCTCCTCTGGCCCAGTCTGCCGATGTAAACCTTGATATCGCCGTGGAAACCGAAGCCTGCCCACTGAACCTGGCGCCCACCTCTTCCACCACGGTCACACTGGTTATGGGAGACGCCCTGGCGGTGGCCCTGCTGGAAGCGCGCGGCTTTACCGCTGAGGATTTCGCCTTCTCCCATCCCGGCGGCGCGCTGGGCCGGCAGCTACTGCTGAAGGTGGAAGATGTGATGCATGCCGGTGATGAACTCCCACAGGTGACCCCACAGACACCACTCTCCAAGGCATTATTGGAAATGACCAGCAAGGGCTTTGGCATGACGACTGTGGTGGATGATCGCGGCCATCTACTGGGGGTATTCACCGACGGCGACCTGCGCCGGGTGATCGACCAGAAGCTGGAGATGGACACTGCCACAATGGAACAGGTGATGAGCCGCCGACCGAAGACCGTCAGCGCCCACACCTTGGCCGCAGAAGCCCTGCGCATCATGGAAGACAACAAGATTACTGCGCTGGTAGTGGAAGACCCCGAGCATCACCCTATCGGCCTGCTGCATATGCACGACATCCTGCGCGCCGGGGTCATCTGA
- a CDS encoding MlaC/ttg2D family ABC transporter substrate-binding protein: MSALTSRFTSTSNSTASVSGTAGARVARKFALWISAAALCILAPMVSAAQNPYAMIEGVSGQLLNVIRTEGKNLNANPQRYYSAVDRVLEPVVDFDFIARGVMGSYAKKATPAQRAKFASTFRRDLVATFARGVATFGNLDVKVINPGSTPSGNRVNVLQEVRSKEGLTKVSYTLVRNRSGQWKLINVILNGVNLGKTFRGQFAQAMQANNGNIDKVIAGWSAADKVAGN, encoded by the coding sequence GTGAGCGCACTCACTTCTCGTTTCACCTCTACCTCTAACAGTACCGCAAGCGTTTCCGGTACTGCAGGCGCGCGCGTCGCGCGTAAATTCGCTTTGTGGATATCTGCCGCCGCCCTGTGCATCCTGGCGCCCATGGTCTCTGCGGCACAAAACCCCTACGCCATGATCGAGGGGGTTTCCGGACAGTTGCTCAATGTCATCCGGACCGAGGGCAAAAACCTGAACGCCAATCCGCAGCGGTACTATTCTGCGGTCGACCGGGTGCTGGAACCGGTGGTGGACTTCGATTTTATCGCGCGCGGCGTCATGGGCTCCTATGCCAAGAAGGCGACCCCGGCCCAGCGCGCCAAATTTGCCAGTACTTTCCGTCGTGATCTGGTGGCAACCTTCGCCCGGGGGGTTGCGACTTTTGGCAATCTGGATGTCAAGGTTATCAATCCGGGGTCTACCCCCAGTGGAAACCGCGTCAATGTTTTGCAGGAGGTGCGCAGCAAGGAAGGCTTGACCAAAGTCTCCTACACTCTGGTGCGCAACCGCAGCGGGCAGTGGAAGCTGATCAATGTGATCCTGAACGGGGTCAACCTGGGCAAGACTTTCCGCGGACAGTTCGCCCAAGCGATGCAGGCCAATAACGGCAATATTGACAAAGTGATTGCCGGTTGGTCTGCCGCCGACAAGGTTGCCGGTAACTGA
- a CDS encoding BolA family protein, with translation MQPDQIKSLIEGQIPGSQVEVAFEGSHLQLTVISDAFNGLSRLKKQQLVYGALSDKIADGTLHAVQMKTLTPEEAGQ, from the coding sequence ATGCAACCAGATCAGATCAAGTCCCTGATTGAAGGGCAAATTCCCGGTAGTCAGGTAGAAGTGGCGTTTGAGGGCAGTCACCTGCAGCTCACCGTGATCAGCGACGCGTTCAATGGTCTCAGCCGCCTGAAAAAACAGCAGCTGGTTTACGGCGCTCTCTCTGACAAGATTGCCGATGGCACCCTGCATGCGGTGCAGATGAAAACCCTCACCCCGGAAGAAGCGGGCCAATAA
- the murA gene encoding UDP-N-acetylglucosamine 1-carboxyvinyltransferase, translated as MDKLIIEGGSPISGTLKISGAKNSALPILAAALLADGPVQIHNLPHLNDITTMITLLRCMGTEITIDEKLGVEIDPRSVNELTAPYELVKTMRASILVLGPLLARHGVANVSFPGGCAIGSRPVDIHLKGLEAMGAEITIDEGFIRARSNGRLKGADIVMEKVTVGGTENLLMAAALAEGTTVLQNAAREPEIVDLAEFLIAMGAEIEGAGTDTIRVQGVSRLHPCTFSVMPDRIETGTFLAAAAAARGKVRLTHTRADILDAVLVKFEEAGAHLSIGDDWIELDMKGNRPKAVSFRTAPYPAFPTDMQSQFTAMNAVAEGTGTVVETIFENRLIQVHELNRMGANIVLEGNTAIVTGVEKLKGAPVMASDLRASASLVIAGMVAEGTTMVDRIYHIDRGYECIEEKLQQLGANIRRVPG; from the coding sequence ATGGATAAACTGATTATCGAAGGGGGCAGCCCCATTTCCGGAACCCTGAAGATTTCCGGAGCCAAGAATTCCGCGCTGCCGATTCTGGCGGCGGCGCTGTTGGCGGATGGCCCCGTGCAGATTCACAATCTGCCGCACCTCAACGATATCACCACCATGATCACCCTGCTGCGGTGCATGGGAACCGAAATCACCATCGATGAAAAACTGGGGGTAGAGATTGACCCGCGCTCGGTCAATGAACTCACCGCCCCCTATGAGTTGGTGAAAACCATGCGCGCCTCCATTCTGGTGCTGGGCCCACTGCTCGCCCGCCATGGCGTGGCTAATGTGTCTTTTCCCGGCGGTTGCGCCATCGGCAGTCGCCCGGTGGATATCCACCTCAAGGGGCTGGAGGCGATGGGCGCCGAGATCACCATTGATGAGGGCTTTATCCGTGCGCGCAGTAACGGCCGCCTGAAGGGTGCCGACATCGTGATGGAGAAAGTTACCGTCGGTGGCACCGAGAACCTGCTGATGGCGGCGGCCCTGGCAGAGGGCACAACGGTGTTGCAGAACGCCGCGCGGGAGCCGGAAATCGTCGACCTCGCCGAATTCCTGATTGCCATGGGTGCGGAGATCGAGGGCGCGGGTACCGATACTATTCGCGTACAGGGTGTTTCGCGACTGCATCCGTGTACCTTCTCGGTCATGCCTGATCGCATTGAGACCGGAACCTTCCTCGCTGCGGCCGCGGCCGCTCGCGGCAAGGTGCGTTTGACCCATACCCGGGCAGACATCCTCGATGCGGTCCTGGTGAAGTTCGAAGAGGCCGGTGCGCATCTGAGCATTGGTGATGACTGGATCGAGCTGGACATGAAGGGGAACCGCCCCAAGGCAGTGAGCTTCCGCACCGCACCCTATCCGGCGTTCCCGACGGACATGCAGTCGCAGTTTACCGCCATGAATGCGGTGGCCGAAGGCACCGGGACCGTGGTGGAGACCATTTTCGAAAACCGCCTGATCCAGGTGCACGAGCTCAATCGTATGGGCGCAAACATCGTGCTGGAAGGGAATACGGCGATTGTCACCGGCGTAGAGAAGCTGAAAGGCGCACCGGTAATGGCTTCAGACCTGCGCGCCTCTGCCAGTCTGGTGATTGCGGGCATGGTGGCCGAAGGCACCACTATGGTGGATCGCATCTACCATATTGACCGTGGCTACGAGTGTATCGAGGAAAAACTGCAGCAACTGGGGGCGAATATTCGCCGGGTACCTGGCTGA